A section of the Phaseolus vulgaris cultivar G19833 chromosome 8, P. vulgaris v2.0, whole genome shotgun sequence genome encodes:
- the LOC137824853 gene encoding secreted RxLR effector protein 161-like: protein MSTSDVDFFFSRYPRSGQYNDIILVQIYVDDIIFGSSNAKLCKDLVKAMQGEFEMSMMGELSFFLGLQVKQSKYCKDILKKFEMKACKSTTTHMSTNCYLGADEVGPAVDQTKYWGLIGSLLYLTTSRPNIMFVVCLCARFQCCPKESHLKVAKRILKYLNGTISMGLWYPSHSHIHLVGYSDSDFAGCKLDRKSTSGTCHLLGSSLISWHSKKQACVALSTAEAEYIAIGSCCAQILWSSNNLKTLD, encoded by the coding sequence ATGTCGACGTCTGATGTTGACTTCTTCTTTAGCCGATATCCGAGGTCTGGCCAGTACAACGATATTATCTTGGTACaaatatatgtggatgacattatATTTGGATCTTCTAATGCAAAACTTTGTAAAGATCTTGTCAAAGCTATGCAGGGGGAGTtcgaaatgtcaatgatgggagaactttctttcttccttggactacaagttaaACAATCCAAATACTGTAAAGATATTCTTaagaagtttgagatgaaagCATGTAAATCTACAACAACACATATGTCAACAAACTGCTATTTAGGTGCTGATGAAGTTGGACCAGCGGTTGATCAAACCAAGTATTGGGGGTTAATAGGTTCTCTTCTCTACCTAACTACAAGTAGACCAAATATAATGTTTGTTGTCTGCCTCTGTGCGAGATTCCAATGTTGTCCTAAGGAATCACATCTTAAAGTTGCGAAGAGGATCCTGAAGTATCTGAACGGCACAATATCCATGGGTTTATGGTATCCTTCACATTCTCATATTCATTTAGTAGGATATTCTGActctgattttgcaggttgcaaattAGACAGGAAAAGTACGAGTGGAACATGTCACCTGCTTGGATCTAGCCTCATTTCATGGCACAGTAAAAAGCAAGCATGTGTAGCTTTATCAACAGCTGAAGCTGAATATATCGCTattggaagctgttgtgcacagatcTTATGGTCAAGCAACAACTTGAAGACTTTGGATTAA